One genomic window of Ziziphus jujuba cultivar Dongzao chromosome 4, ASM3175591v1 includes the following:
- the LOC107410523 gene encoding uncharacterized protein LOC107410523 encodes MQFCWRSFQLPTKSLSSTWLSQIMESEKANALEDKGLAKGKRPLGDDGGGGDIPESGERPKGEETKRPKSSTIMESEKANALEDKGLAKGKRPLRDDSGGGDIPESGERPKGEETKRPKSSTILESEKANALEDKGLAKGKRPLGDDGGGGDIPESGEWPKGGKTKRPKFSTLSSLEKLYYQEYIDHQDSITSDNALATSTRQLVSKASDDDHVKSLLNLIIYRMRLKWFETEHLILRKRIMDDNIPLDSPLRSSIVPSISIPAACRYVLFLLLDLSYHFPSLSCFMNLFKEGVSDEELCQELQFAVESKSSVLGESCVNSVAALLSRFQDNCRRLKELEATTKSQKERKSEDFVRAASANTNLNPILRNLKLTPRLVILRSIPGTAYLEVAVVDHKGPSIGISKHSDYNC; translated from the exons ATGCAATTTTGTTGGCGTTCATTTCAACTCCCCACAAAATCCCTCTCTAGCACCTGGCTGTCGCAGATAATGGAGAGTGAGAAGGCGAACGCACTCGAAGACAAAGGCTTGGCAAAGGGAAAACGCCCACTCGGAGAcgacggtggtggtggtgacaTACCGGAATCGGGGGAACGGCCAAAAGGTGAAGAAACAAAGCGACCAAAATCTTCTACG ATAATGGAGAGTGAGAAGGCGAACGCACTCGAAGACAAAGGCTTGGCAAAGGGAAAACGCCCACTCAGAGACGACAGTGGTGGTGGTGACATACCGGAATCGGGGGAACGGCCAAAAGGCGAAGAAACAAAGCGACCAAAATCTTCCACG ATATTGGAGAGTGAGAAGGCGAACGCACTCGAAGACAAAGGCTTGGCAAAGGGAAAACGCCCACTCGGAGAcgacggtggtggtggtgacaTACCGGAATCGGGGGAATGGCCAAAAGGCGGAAAAACAAAGCGACCAAAATTTTCTACG CTTTCTTCTTTGGAGAAGCTTTATTATCAGGAATATATTGACCACCAAGATTCAATTACTTCTGACAATGCGTTGGCTACATCGACTCGCCAACTAGTGTCCAAGGCTTCAGATGAtgatcat GTCAAATCTCTTCTTAATTTGATCATATATAGGATGAGGTTGAAATGGTTCGAGACTGAGCACTTAATACTAAGGAAGAGAATTATGGATGACAATATTCCTCTGGATAGTCCCCTG AGATCATCCATTGTTCCTTCAATTTCAATTCCAGCAGCATGCCGgtatgttctttttcttttgttggatCTTTCTTATCATTTTCCTAGTCTCTCATGCTTT ATGAATCTTTTCAAAGAGGGGGTGTCCGATGAAGAGCTTTGTCAAGAGTTACAATTTGCTGTAGAATCGAAGTCATCTGTGTtg GGTGAGAGTTGTGTGAATTCAGTAGCTGCACTATTGAGTCGCTTCCAGGATAATTGTAGGAGGCTGAAGGAATTAGAAGCCACCACTAAGAGCCAAAAAGAGAGGAAGTCAGAGGATTTTGTTAGAGCCGCATCAGCAAACACGAATTTGAACCCTATTTTGCGAAACCTGAAATTGACCCCCAGATTAGTAATCCTGAGATCGATCCCTGGAACAGCGTACTTGGAG gtAGCTGTAGTTGATCACAAAGGGCCTTCTATAGGTATTTCCAAACATTCGGATTATAACTGTTAA